From the genome of Capra hircus breed San Clemente chromosome 21, ASM170441v1, whole genome shotgun sequence:
ctggcctcctcctttgcTGCTCCGGTGGCACCTCTGGACAAGCCTTCCCCCAACCCTGACCCCCCAGCTAAATAACACACCCATTCATCTTCTTGCTCTCTTTCTTGGAGCGCTTGTTATACTTGACGCCATATTCTGCATATGTATTTGTCTATTGCCTGTGTCCTTCCACTAGAATGTATGTGCTGCAAGGCAAAATGCTCTTTGGATTACTGCTTTATTCCCAGGGCCCACAAGTATGTGGCACACAGTCGACAGTAAAGCTTGAGTGGAAGGAGGAATTCACCAGCATGGCACTTCACCAAAATGCAAGTGGCCTCCATGAAGGAAGGACAAGTAGAATTTAAAGTCCCCACTTTGCTAAGAGTGGCAGTGCCTGGCCTTTAGCCAGAGTCTGGTCTTTAGCCGAGACAAAGACCGGAGGTTGGGGGAAGGGGCCAAAACCAGTGCCGTGCCTCATCTGCTAGCCAGGAAATCAGGGATACCCACCCCCAGGCCTCTCTAGCTGCTCATGTGACCCTCCCCCGGTGTCCCCAGCCAGCCAAGGTGCCCCGCCTCAGAGCATCAGAGAGGGGAACCAGTCCACACATTGTCAGAGGTGACAATGGGGCTCCTGTGTGCCGTGGGCGGTTGGAGAGGGCATGGACTCAGGCAAATGAGGCGTCAATCCATCAGGCGCACACAGATATAGAGGCGTGCGGGTGGTCTGGGCTCGGCTTCCACCTCAGTGCTCGCCAGAATGGAGGCCCACCTCAGGCAGCTCAGCCTGGGCAAGGGGCCCAAGGGGGCTGGGGACAGACAGGCCCTggctgagctgcaggagctggccCTGAGCTGGTTCATGGAGACGCAAGCCCCCCTCATTCTGCAGAACGGAGCCCTGCCCCCCTGGTTTCACGGATTCATCACCCGCAAGTAAGGCTGCCCCTGTCCACACACCCAGCGTGGCCGATAGCCCCTCAGGGCCGAAAAAATGGTCTGGGACCAGATTGGTCCCTGCCTTCTCCATGGGGGAGACAGGGACCCCAGGAGGTGGTGGGTGGGGAAGCAGACTTAGGAGCACCAAGTTCTCTGACGGCTGCTTCTGTGGGTAAGGTGGGTGAAGGCATTGGCCCCCCACTATGAGTTTGCTGGGGCTGCCAGGTTGCCAGAAAAACagaggcaggggggtgggggcagcaggcCGGATCAGAATGCATTCAGACCAGCTCTGAATACCTTGATGAATTACTAGGGGTGCTGTTTCATTTAGCATCCAAACCAGAACACTATCAGTAAGTGGAGAATTTACTAGGAGACCTGTTTTAAGTGGGAACTGTCCCAGGCAACCCTGGATATACAGTTACTCTAGGAATAAACGCCAAAATGTGGGGGCTGGCTTTCTGATTGGGGTGGGTCTCCAAGCTGCCAAAGCACTTGCTGAAGGAATGACGGATGCGGCCAGCCTTTGGGTCCTCTCAGCCCAGCACTTAGAACTGAACCAGGGCCAGCTTCACCGGCATCAACTCGTGTTATAACACGGGGCCCTTTGCTCAGAAGGGCCCTATCCTTGGCTGAATACACTGCAGTCCCCATGTTGAAATTCTTTTTTACTGAGAGGCTCCAGGTTTTCATTTAGTACTGAACTCTGCAAAATTTGTAGCTGATCCTGCATAGAGCAGGCACTCAGTATTTGGTGAATAAGTGGGTGAGGAACTATTTGGTCTATGTACTGCCAAATCAGAAGACAGCTGGAATTTTCTACCATGCCTCCAGAATACTTGGCATTATTTAGCAGTATCCATAGCTGCCTGGGGTTGAAGGGGATGTGCAAGGGAGGAAGATGAGAACCTAAGAGTTGCTATCATGGTCAGGCTCCAGATATCATAGCACCTTCTCCCTGCAGAAACTCTTGTGCAGTACACATCCTGCACAATTGTGCAGCAATTGTACACATTGCTGTGcacagcagccctgaggcaaggaTCCACACAACTGAAAATCCCCAGCTATATGGAATCCTTCTTGCTATAGGGCCATTCAGGTGGAAAGGGGCAGTGGCTATTGCGCCCACTGGTGAGGCTGTAAGTGGGGCAATGTACGTGACTTCAGGACTCCAACCCAGCGCCAGACTGAGTCTTGAATTTGCTTGACTGAGCCCAGACAGGCCACAGAACCAGCCAAAGTTCTGAGGGATTTCTCTATAAAGGTCTGGAGGTCTCTGCTCTGGGTCTGGGGCATGGCTGGCAGGGACTCTGAGGCGGGTCTGACTTAGGCTACTCCTGCTGCTATTGGGGGGACCCAGCCCTGGCTAATGGCATGTCCTCTGCCCAGGCAGACAGAGCAGCTGCTCAGGGACAAAGCTCTTGGCTCCTTCCTCATCCGCCTCAGTGACCGGGCCACCGGCTACATCTTGTCCTACAGGTAAGAGAGGAAGCCCTCTGCaaagggcaggcaggcaggctctgGTTCCCATAAGCCAGCCTTGCAAATAAACTCCGAATCTCCACCAGCCCACACTGCTGGGATTTCCCCAGGCCCTCACTCTCTGACTCCCTCACTCATCCAACCATGTCCATCAGGCATTCTGAGCAGTGCCGGCCACTAGGAGCCTCTGCCTTCAAGGGGGTGAGTCAGAGGGGTGggcgggggagaacctcctcctGATGGAAGACTGGGGAAGGTTCACAGAGGTGAACTTTGAGTCCAGGATAGAAGGAAGAAAGCAACTTGCTGGGCAGGAGAGGAGGTGTGATTGGGATTCTGGAAGGCATTTCCAGTAGATTAAACTGCATGTGCAAAAGAAGGGAGACAAGGCAGACTAAGGTGTTGGGGACCCCACAGTTGCTGGGTGTGGAGGGATGCGTGGTCCCAGTGGAGCAGTgcctggggaggagggcagggggccGCTCAGGATAGCCTTGGATGCTGGGCTATGTCCGTAGACAATGACCGGTCATCGGGTCAAACTTAGGTTTTGCAAGGAACCTGCAGGCAGCCTATGGAAGGAGGACTCAAGACAGATACTGGAGGTGTGGGGGCAGTGAGGACCACAGAGGGGTGAGGTCTGGGCTCGATGATAAAATCTAGACTAGCGTAAGGCAGTGGTCCTAGAGACGAGGAGACGGGATAGGCAGGATGAAGTCAGAGGTGGTGATGTCAGAGCCTGACCCAAGAGTAGGTTTCGAGGGGggaggcagaaaaagaaagaagttccCCCTGCCACCAACCCCCAGTtagggagggaggcaggctggggcTCCAGGGAAACTCTCAAAGGTCTCAGATTCAGATTCAAAATTATCATCTGTTCTGACTGTCCCAGTTCAAATcctgaccttgagcaaattcCTTGGCCTCTCTGCACccatgtttcctcatctgtagaatggtaATATTGCAGTATTTACTTCATAGAATTGTTGAATGGGTTTGATGAGTTTAGACCTTTAAAAGTGCTGGTACAGTGTCCAGaacatagtaaataaataaatgttacttgttgctgctgctgctgccaaatcacttcagtcgtgtccgactcatgtgaccccatagacagcagcccaccaggctcctccatccatgggattttccaggcgagagtactggagtgaggtgccattgccttctccgtttgaaATATACAAACTCAGCAGTTTTCAATGTCctttcagcatcaggcctttttttttaattgttattattCAAACATGATCTTGGGTAGAATGCCAACTCATTAAAGAGATAAAAGTAGGGTTCCTCGCAGATACACAAATAGACCAACAAATCCAGAAACAGCCCCCGACATTTTGTTTACCTGATTTGCAACAAATGTCCACATTTGGTTTACCTGATTTGCAACAAATGTCCACTGTAGTTCAGGGCTGAGGGATGAGGGTAGGCtggtcttttcaataagtggtgtgGGAGCAATTGgatatccaaaggaaaaaaaatgacccctacctcacatcatacacaaaatttaaataattctagATGGATCATAGACTCAATTGAGAACAGCAAAACAATACGCTTATAAAGGAAAACATGGGAAACATTTTTTGTGGTCTTGTGGTAGGCAAAGATTTCTCAAATAAGACCCCAAAGTACTGACAGAGAAGCTTAACAATTGAGTTTCTTAAAATTGAGAACTCTTTTTAATCAAAAGATACCATTCTGTGAATAAAAGGACAAGCCACAGTGCCGGAGAGGTTTTGTATTGTAATACACACACCTAATAAAGGATTCATATCAAGAATATACGAAAAACTCTTGCAAATCGgtaagacaaagacaacacaggcAAAACAGAGGTACCCAAAAAGGACAGTTCAGCAGCTTTAGTGATCAGGGAAATAGAAACTAAAGCCACAGTCAACTGCTGGTTATAGTAGAAGGAGGCTACGAAACAGTTTGTGAAGACACAGAGCAACTGTAGCTCTCATACTTGGCAATGAGTTTAGAAAGCAATTTGGCATACTCTACCAAAGCTAAGCATAAGGGTATCCCAGACCCACCAACTCTCCGTCCTGGGATAGTCTCAATAGTAGTGAATACATATATTCAGCAAAAAGCCATGTACAAGAATGTTCAGAGTAACTTCATTTATAACAGCCCAGatgtggaaataacctaaatgtccatcagcagaatgGATACATTGTGgatatttaaattaaatggaATACTACCTATCAGTGAGGGAAAAAAAGCTAATTCTACATGgacatgaaaaaaaatatgattctatttatgtgaATTTCCATAATGAGTAAAACTGTTCTGTGACGATGGGAGTCAGGGTGATGGCTACTCTGGAAGGGGCCATTAAGGGAATCTTCTGGGGAGCTGGAAATAttgtctgttttcctctaggtGGTGGTTACATGGGAAATACATTGAGCGGCACAATCAGGATGTGTGCTTTACCCTTATTGTTTAGTTACTAattcgtgtctgcctctttgtgagcccacagacatttttgggaccccatgcaaccccgccaggctcctctgaccatgggatttcccaggcaagaatactggagtgggttgctgtttcctcctctggggatcttccccatccagggattgaacctgcagtctcctgcattggcaggcagattctttaccactgagccaccagggaagcccaatactctcccataaaaagggaaaatgaagaggGTGGGACTTTACAGGCTGGGGGAGATGgaagctggaattccatcttTTCCACCTGGCCAGAATTCAGGTGAGAGGAGTGAGGCCGAGCTGTGCAAGTGTGGGGTTGGACCTCATCTTTGAGACAGAGGTTTTACTTATCATGGATATTTTGGTATTAATTTTGACTTTCTAAAATAATTGCATTATTAGTTGTCCTGATTACTGAATTTGTGTCATCCCTTTACATTTTGCATCCAAGCCCCAAGCTGAGTTCTTCATTTCCCCTGCCTTTTCCTGCCTGACTGATGCTGCaggggaaggggggtgggggggatgatggggaggtggggggggtgggttGAAACCCCACTCCCTAGCTCCCCATCACCTGCAAGGCTGGGCTTGTTGGATGTCAGGTCCTACTTTCCAGAGGGGCACGTCAAGGCCCCAGAGGGCAGCGTGGCCCCGGGTCAGCTCCGGCCCTGGGCCAAGACAGAGCTGCCGGTTGTCCTTGTGTTGCAGGGGCAGTGACCGCTGCCGGCATTTTGTCATCAATCAGCTCCGAAACCGGCGCTACCTCATCTCAGGGGACACCCAGAGCCACGGCACCCTGGCGGAACTCGTGCACCATTACCAGGAGGTGCAGTTTGAGCCCTTCGGGGAGACCCTGTCTGCTGCCTGCCCCCGGGTAGGTACCCCTCttccttgggggtggggtgggggatggggcagAGTACCCAGGCCAGGGGTGTCCACCACTGGACCACATGCCTTTCTTTGCCTTCTCTATTTCCTCCCACCCACGGGCACTCAGTGCAGGGTCCTGGGAGAAGGAGACAGCGTTCTAGCCGAGGTCTGGGACCTGGTGGGGATGTTTCTGGCTCTGGCCAGCAGTCTCTGGCAGGAGGCTAGAGGCCAACCAGGGGTGTATGACCACACACTTGCTGTGTCTCCACCACCCCCAGATGGAGGACAATGATCTCTATGACGCCATCACCCTGGGCCTCCATCAAACTGATCCTAGCCTGGAATACCCACCAGAGAAGGCCAGCAGCCCCCCTGCCTCTCCAAAGCACCAGGTCTCCTTCCTCCACAAAAGGAGGAGCCTGGATGCAAGTCCCTGGAATCTCTCCGAGGAAGAAAGCATGGaggtgagaaggattctgggccACTGAGGGTCAGGGTTGCTAGACCAGGAATGTGGCTGCCACGCCCACAGTCAGGCCTGGAGCGGCCACCCCAGCCAGCCCCTCAGGCTGTGGAGGCCGACTCCCAGGCCCTCTGGGAGAGGAGTGGCCCAGTTTGGAATCACCCAGTGGTTCACCCATGCCTGCCTCTGCTACCTGGATTTGGTTCAAACCCTGGCTTGGCCTTTCTGTCTGAGTGACTTTGGTCAAGTcacataacctctctgagtctcagtttaccAATCCTGAGGTTCCATTGAGGCTTGAATGAGGGAATGGATATACAATGTCTGAAAAAATCCCTTTGTAAACTATAGAGTGGGGTGCCTGTGAGTCAATACTTTATTGTCCGTAGCGCCTTTGCAGGAGGGACTCACggagacttattttttttttaatatatatcagATCACAGAATGTCAAGGGCTTCTCCTctggtttaaaataaaatctgaaagctTCACCAGGGTTCACAAGGGCCTCCTCAGGGGCcctgctccctctcctcctccttcacttttCTCTAACCTCACTCACCTTTGGATCTTCCTTAAACACGCCAGCCTtgttcccacctcagggcctttgcacttgctgacCCACTGCCTGGAATACTCTTCCCACCAGATGCCCACATGGCTGCTACCCTCGCTGCATGCCATTCTCTGCTTAGATGCCCTCTCCTCAGAAAGGACCgcctaaactgtggaaaatatccCATCTCCCACCTGCCATTGTCCAGATCCCATTcctcagctttgttcttcttcatgGTACCGATCATGAGCTGACAGTATATTATCTTGTGATACACTATTATAtgggggtgcttcccaggtggctcagaggtaaagaatccgcctgccaatgcaggagacacaagagatgcgggttcgatccctgggtcgggaagatcctctggagaaggctatggcagcccactccagtattcttgctgtgataggcagagaagcctggtggactacagtccatagggttgcagagagtcagacacgactgagtgactgagcatgcatgctatTATATCATGTATTACATCAGCCacattaaacaaaaacaagagtAGTATGTTGCCCATCTCCAGGTTAGAATGTAAACTTCCGAGAGGTGGTCTTGCTCATTATGAAGCCCTTGGCACCTGGGACAGTGTCTACACAGTTcttactaaatatttgttgaataattaCACAATTGATGGACTTGAGGGTAGCCCATTCTGAAGGTGAAGGGAGCAGTAAGTGGGTGAATGCAGGGGTCTccctggggggcaggggagagaggagCAGGACAGGATGATCTCCGGTGGGAGACAGAGCTCATGACCCCTGACCTTGAATGCCAATGTAAGGACCATACTCAGGAGTCCTAGAACATGAAGCTGGCAGGGACCCTGAATGTCCACCAACCCCTGTACATAACAGTCAGGTAAATGAGTCCAAGGCCAAGGTCCTCAGCTTCTCTGAGCGAGCTTCATTTTAGCTGAGGGCAGCCTGGTGGCAGGGTAATCTTTCAGAAGTTCTGTCCCTCTCTCCAGGCCCCTGTCAAGGCGCCCCCGCTCCCGGAGAGGAGAGCTTCCCATCTGAGCAACTCTTTTGGAGGCTCCAACAACATCATCTATGCAGACCTGAGAAAGATGAACCAGGCCCGGCTAGGCCTGGGCACGGATGTATCCGGCTGGCAGGGGCCAGTTCCAGGTGGCAGCCAGgcctgttctccaggcaaggaggcCCCGAGGAGACTTTCAGATGGAAGCCAGAACAAGCCTGATGGCCCAGGACCTGCCCTGTCTGGGGTGAGCCCAGACCAGGGCCCTAGAGTGTCTCCCACTTCTTGGGGCCGCCTCCTGCCTTCCAGCTCTGAGGCCTCAGGATCCTCAGGGGCTACCTGGAGCCAGGGGTCTTCAAAACTGAGCTGTGGGGCCCAGCCCTGCTCCCAGAGCAGTTGTGCAGACACCTACGAGTCCATCTGGACAGAAGACCTCCCTGAGGATGCCAGGGATGTGCCACGCAGGGAAGGCGGCAGTGCCTATGAGCAGATTGCAGTCTGCTGGGGGGGCCCAGCCAGGACCCCCTACCCTGGGATGAGCCCCACATACAGCAAGCTTTCAGGGTTCATGGACTGTGGTTATGAGAGGATCTCGGGGGTCCCAGAGCTCCCAGAGCCCAGACACACCTATGAACAAATCCCAGGAGCAAGCAGCCAGGAGCAAGGAGGCTGGACGGACACACAAATCCAAGCAGCCAGGAGCAAGGAGGCTGGACAGACACACAAGGTGGGCTccagggtggggcggggtggctGCCAGCCCGCAGGGAGCTTCTGGTGAAGGAGGGAACCTGTGGCCCTCAAACACGGGTGGGTCAGGTCAGCACCACACCCAGAACTTCCCAGCCCTGACTTCTGCTTGGAGAAGGTGGGAGAGGCAGAGGTTAGGATGTAAGATGGGAACTTTCAGGCCCTTCTGAAGTCTTTCTCTGGGGCAGGactcctgccactgcaggggtcTCAGAGCCTCAGAGAGGTGGACAAGGACCCTGGCTCCAGGTTTGACTTGCCTTGTCCCTTTCCATGGCTCAGGCACTCCCTACCCATGTGGCTTTGGGCAAAATAGTTTCCCATGCAACTAAGATCACCAGATTCAGCAAGATAAAATACAACACACCCAGttaatctgaatttcagataaacaatgagtaATGTTTTTTAGCATAGTTACCAGTACTGTATTATTCCTTATTTATCTGAAGTTCAAACTTAGCTGGGCATCCTGTACTCTTATTTAGCATCTACCCAGGATCTagctccatttcctcatctgtaaaatgggctggtCCTGTGCTGTGTCCAGGGGTGGCTGCCCAGGAGATGATGCTAGCCATCCCCGTGTGCTCAGGATACAGCCCAGAGACAGCTGCCAATAGATAACTGTTATTCCTGGGGGTTTCTGActaagaaaggagaaagggggggggggggcaaagaCCAGGAGGATGGAGGGAGGCGAGTCAGAGCTCCCAGGGAGGCAGAGGAACCCTCCCAAGGGTTCACACCAGTGTACTTGCCTGTACCTGCAGCCGACGAGCCAGGCGAGCCCCCCTCCAAGGCGGCAGCCTCAGACCTCCAGCATGCGCAGACCTCCTCTCCCAGCCTAAACAGTGAAACCCTGAGATCGCAGATGAAAGGCCTTCACCAGAAGCTCTGCCAGCTCCTCCCTCGGGGCAGGGTTGTACCCACTTACCCCAGGACAGGGAACTCCCCTGGTTCAAGACAGCCTCTGAGGTCCTGACTCCCAGGACCACAGATCCTGCCTGTGGACAGTCCTTCTAAGAACTACATAAGCCACATCCCCCGTCTGCTCCTCCTCCGGCTGCCTAGTCCTTCTGGGTGCTGAAGGCACCACATACACCACCCTCCCATCCTATCTAGGGCGTGGCTGAGGcagagagggctggggtggggacctCCGGAGACCCAGTGAAGGAAAGGGGGTGAGAGCGAGCGAGTTCTTCATCCCAACCAGAGGGCTGGAGTTTCTGGTGCTGTGAGGGGCTGTGGAGCAATTAGTATCTGCATTCCAACCTGGCCTTTCTCTGGCCTTGGGCCCCAGCTCCTAGTCCCTGTGGAGGGACCCTCTGAGCCTGGCTCTCCCTGCCCTGTCCCGGGACCCAGGCTCCAGCATCCTGTCCTTCCTTGCAGCCTGACAAGCTCCGGAGGCTCTTCTTCACAGATAAGAAGCACAAACCTtgaggagacctggcttccagcGGCCCACCAGCGGGATTCCTGGGCCCGGGGCCACACCAGAGGTTATTAGGAAGCTCTCAGCTTGTTTGAAGGCACCCCTTGGACCCTCAAACCCAACCAGCCTGCTTTGGAACCAGGCTCCGAGACAGCCTAGATGCCCACCAGCAACAGGGTGGGAGGGGACCTTCCAGTCTCCTGCTGCTCAGGACTGagtcccactccccaccccagggcctcccACCCATCCAGAGGAAGTCACAGCCTGAGAGGAGGGGGGACCAGCCAAAGGCAGGGGTGAGCGCCCCCCGCTTCCAAGATGAGCAGGCTGGGGGGCTCCTGGACGATTGATGGAGCTGGCCTCCCACCACTGAACACTTACTGAGcatgggacaggccctgtggcaTGGCTGGCATCTTAGCTGAGTGATGTCATACAGTTGCTCCGGAGACCAAAACCAGTCCCCCTCATTGTGGCCCTATCAGAGAGCCGGGGTGGGAAGTAGCAGCAGAGTGCCATCTCAGAGGGGAGGTTCTGACCCTGGGGCAGCTGAGCTCTGCCCCATCCCCTCTGCCCCTCTCCGCCCCCACCTTTATGCGGGCCACATAATGCAAGGTGGGCAGACCCTGGTCCGACCCTTCTGCTGCAGATGAGTGAGCCGGGTGGCGGGCAGGGAGGGACAGAGAACCAGAGAGGAGCAGCAACCTGCCTGAGGCTGCAGAGTCAGCAGCCTGGGCGCCACTGGGCGGTTTCTGGAGTCAGCCAGTGGGTGCTTGCTGGCCTCCCTATATAACCAGGTCACCCTCATCTGTGCTCTGCCTCCAGCCAGTGGTGGTCTTTAGGGGTGGCTCTCAGACCCCTCCTAACGCAGGCCCAAACCTGGCCAGCTGCCCGGGCTCAGCCTGAGTACTGCTGGGTGGTTCCTGGAGCCAGCCAGTGGGCGCCTGCCGGCCATCCCTATGTGACTGGTCACCATGGACCCGGCCCCGTGACTGATACAGACGTTCGCTGGAATGGCTCTCACTATGAGGGACGTGGAGATGATTTTTCACCCAACATCGGCTCTTCATGGAGCTCCCTAGGATCTGGGGCCCAGATATGTCTCCTCCCAAGGACACAAGCACTGAAATAAAGTTGGTGCCGAAGGTGGGAATGCAGAGCTTAATCTCAAGAGGTGAGGTGCTCATGGGGAGATTTCAAGGAGAAAAGGGGTCAACAAACAGAGAACATGAAAGTGTTTTACTACCAGGAGTTCACAAATCTGGACAGCACACACCACTGAGGATTCCATGTCGTCGGGGAGGGCGGATGGGGTGGTGGACAGGGGCCGAGTCCTTGCACCCACGGTTCCCACAGCTTCACATTGGGAAGGGCTGGGGAGAAGGAACAGACGGGCCCGGGGTGCAGCCCAGCTGTGGGCTCTAGAGAAAGATTGCATAGCTTGTTAAACCTTgtcctctttttgtttttccatttgccCTGGGCAACCCGGGTGCCTGCCCAGCACTTGGACAAGTCAGCACCCCAGCCCAGTTAGGggttcctcctccccctcccactgGGGCCATTTCTGATGGGAGTAGGGAAAgtgggggaagagagggagggccTGGGGAGGGCCCACAGGGGGACTGGGAAGGGCCCTACTCCTGATATCCCCCCttccctggttttttttttttttttgctgaaaggGCCAAAGAAGTGTTTGTGGGTGTAAACCGCCGAGGCCACAGCTCCACTCCTGGGGAGCTTGGAGGTCACACTCATGCGGGCACCAGGCCGGATGGTTGGCTTCTGGTCACTGTCCTCAGATCCGGATGTGGAAAGTgctggaaagaaggaaagagcaagAAGGGGTGAGTGGCTCTGGACCGGGTGCGTAAAGGTCCTCGCAGAAAGCCAACCAGGCCCCGCGTCCAACCCTGGACAGTCCCTCCGGGAGGACACAGAGTTCATGAATAATCCACACGGGGGAACGAAGGCCTGGAGGGCCAGCCGTGCCTGCGCGTCCAACCCCACCTGACCAAAGGGCCCCCAGGTCTTATCCTTCCCCCGAGAGCTCGGCCCTGCTGGGGACAGCGGGCTCACCAGGCACACACTGGGGGCAGCTGGGCCTGgagcctgacctgcctcctgggccGCACGGGGCCTGCAGCGCCACTGCTGTTAGGGGTCTCCCGGCTGCAGCCCCCATGAGGCCCACCCGACCCAAGCCAGCCCCTTGGAGCCGCACCTGAGGAAGTCCGGGGCCTTGGCGATCATGTCCTCAAAGTCTGCGAAGCCCAGTTTGCCGTCACCGTCGAGGTCGGCCTCTTCGATGACCTTGTCACACACCAGCACCACCTCGTCCTCGTCCAGCTCCGACTTGGTGAGCCGGGCTAGCGTCAGCTGCAGGTCCTCCTTGCAAATGAAGTTGTCTGTGTTGAAGTctgcagggagggggtggggacacTCAGGCCACTCTCCTCCAAGCTGGTCACACCAGACACCTCCCCGCGCACCCTCTGGGGACACTGGATCCTGCTCTTCAGCCAACCGGGACCAAGGGGGCTCACCCACAAGGCACCTCTGGACACCACATTCAACAGACCCACATTCACCATCTGCACAAACCCCCAGCACGACGGCAAGCACACACTTAGCCTGAGACACTTGGAATGTCCAAATCTGAGGCTTCCTGGGAACATGAGACCCAGGCCAAATGGCCCTCCTAGCTCTGCCCCACAGTAGACTTCGTGTTCCCTCTAGAGCTaaagaaaccaaggcccagacAGGCCAAATGACTGAATCAAGGTCAGATGTCTGCTTGGATGGGAAGCTGGGATGCTGACCAGGGCCTGGTTGATGCTAAGACCCACATTTTCTAAACTGCACCACATTGCCTCTGGCCCCTAGCCAGACAAGGAGGCCAGGAGACTCAGAAGGCCCTCAGAAAGGCCCCATGCCTGGCTTCAAAGAGCAGGGAACGATTTGATTCTAATCCTTGGCAAAAGGCACTACCGCTGC
Proteins encoded in this window:
- the CIB2 gene encoding calcium and integrin-binding family member 2 isoform X3; translation: MDYRKSPIVHVPMSLIIQMPELRENPFKERIVEAFSEDGEGNLTFNDFVDMFSVLCESAPRDLKASYAFKIYDFNTDNFICKEDLQLTLARLTKSELDEDEVVLVCDKVIEEADLDGDGKLGFADFEDMIAKAPDFLSTFHIRI
- the SH2D7 gene encoding SH2 domain-containing protein 7, whose amino-acid sequence is MEAHLRQLSLGKGPKGAGDRQALAELQELALSWFMETQAPLILQNGALPPWFHGFITRKQTEQLLRDKALGSFLIRLSDRATGYILSYRGSDRCRHFVINQLRNRRYLISGDTQSHGTLAELVHHYQEVQFEPFGETLSAACPRMEDNDLYDAITLGLHQTDPSLEYPPEKASSPPASPKHQVSFLHKRRSLDASPWNLSEEESMEAPVKAPPLPERRASHLSNSFGGSNNIIYADLRKMNQARLGLGTDVSGWQGPVPGGSQACSPGKEAPRRLSDGSQNKPDGPGPALSGVSPDQGPRVSPTSWGRLLPSSSEASGSSGATWSQGSSKLSCGAQPCSQSSCADTYESIWTEDLPEDARDVPRREGGSAYEQIAVCWGGPARTPYPGMSPTYSKLSGFMDCGYERISGVPELPEPRHTYEQIPGASSQEQGGWTDTQIQAARSKEAGQTHKPDKLRRLFFTDKKHKP